Sequence from the Desulfofalx alkaliphila DSM 12257 genome:
ATGACAGATGTTTTACTTATAAATTTAATTGGAGGTAGAGATGAAGGTTACTTTTCCACACATGGGCAATCTTTATATTTGCGTCAAGGGCATGTTGGAGTACCTGGGCATTGAAGTGGTGCTGCCTCCACCCTGCAGTAAGCGCACCCTAACCCTGGGGGCCAAATATGGCCCTGAGTTTGCCTGTATGCCCCTGAAACTCAACCTAGGTAATTTTATTGAGGCATATGAGCTGGGGGCTGATACCATAATGATGGCCGGCGGTTGTGGCCCCTGCCGATTTGGTTACTACGCCCAGGTGGAGCATGCCATTCTAAAGGATTTGGGTTATCACTACAAAATGGTGGTGTTAGAACCGCCGGATAAACACATCACTGAATTGACAGCTCGTATAAGTGAAATAACAGGAAGAAAATCCTGGTTGCAGGTAATAAGGGCCATTCGCTATGGCTACTTAAAAAGCCGGGCGGTGGATGAGGTGGAAATGCTGTCATATAAAATTCGACCCCGGGAGCTGCGCATGGGAGAAACAGACCGGGCATTGGCCCAGGCATTGAAAGAAATTGAAAAGGCCGATAATCCCCAAGAACTAAAGGCGGCAGCACTGCGGGGTAAAGAAATTATGTACAGTGTTGCAGTTGATCCCCACCGCCCGGTAATAAAGGTGGCCTTGATTGGCGAAATTTACACCCTATTAGAGCCCTTTGCCAACTTTAACATTGAAAGACATTTGGGGCGCATGGGGGTGGAAGTGGATCGTTCCTTACACCTCAGTGAATGGATAAATGACCACCTCTTTATGGGCTTAATTAAGGGCATCCGCAGCAGCAAGGCCTATCGGGAAAGTGCAAAACCTTTCTTAAATCATTTTGTTGGCGGCCACGGCATGGAAACCATAGGCAGTATTTCAGTGTACGCCCGCCAGGGTTTTGACGGTGCCGTGCAGGTATTTCCCTTTACCTGTATGCCGGAAATTGTGGCGCAGAGCATAATTCCCAAGGCGGCGGCAGCGGCAGATATGCCGGTACTCACCCTAATAGTTGATGAACACTCGGGCGAAGCGGGACTGATTACCCGTCTGGAAGCATTTATCGATTTATTGGCACGCCGTAAACACCATAGAGCCATGGGGCAGTAGTTGCCTTTGGGTATTGCTTTAATACTTCTATATATAATAAGGAGGATTATTTGAACAGGTGACAGGATATTTGGGAATAGATGTGGGTTCTGTAAGTACAAATATAGTTTTTATCAATGAAGATAACCAAGTGCTGGAGGCAATTTATCTGCGCACCCAGGGCCAGCCTATCCGAACGGTACAGCATGGTTTGCGCGAACTGGCTAAACAACTGCCGGCCAGTACAATAATAAAGGGTGTGGGCACCACCGGCAGTGCCAGGCACTTAACATCGGTGGTTGTGGGTGCCGATGTGGTGAAAAACGAAATCACTGCCCATGCCGTGGCAGCCTCTCAACAGGTGCCGGGTGTGCAAACAGTGCTGGAAATAGGCGGGCAAGATTCAAAAATAATTATACTGCGCAACGGCGTGGTGGCAGACTTTGCCATGAACACTGTTTGTGCCGCCGGCACAGGGTCATTTTTGGATCAACAGGCCAGCCGACTGAATGTACCCATAGAAGAATTTGGTGATTTATCGCTGCGCAGTAACACGGCGGTGCGCATTGCCGGCCGCTGTGCGGTCTTTGCAGAGTCTGATATGATTCATAAACAACAAATGGGCTTTGAACTGCCGGATATACTGGCCGGCCTGTGTGAGGCATTGGTGAGAAACTACCTAAACAACGTGGGTAAAGGCAAAGAGATATTGGCTCCGGTGGCATTTCAGGGAGGCGTTGCAGCCAATATTGGCATGCGCAAGGCCTTTGAAAAGGCCTTGGGTGTGGAAGTACACGTTCCCAAGCATTTTGACGTTATGGGTGCACTGGGTGCGGCCCTGCTGGCCAAAGATGCAGTGGCAAAGGGCAAGACCACCAGGTTTAAAGGCTTTGGTGTGGCAGACAGCAGTTTTTCGGCAGGAAGCTTTGAGTGCGACGGCTGTCCTAACCTTTGCGAGGTGATAGAAATTCTGGAACAGGGAGTAACAATAGCCCGTTGGGGTGACCGATGCGGCAAATGGGCCAACGCCCTGGCCAGGGAGGAAGAAAAAATCAGCTAGTTTAAACATTTGAATTGGCTTGCGCCTGGTTTTTTGCTCGACGCAAGCCATTTTTTTTGCAGGTAAATGTCCTTTGGGGCTTGTATATATTTAATTAACCAGTTAGCCTTTACATTGTCTATAATTGTTGATAGGCTATAATATATGCCAACTTATAAAAAATGATTAAAAATTATTAATGAGGTGATTTAAAAAATGGCTGCTGTTTTACAAGCAACGGCAAGAGAGGGCATGAAAAAATCCAGACTTACGCAACTTCGTCAACAGGGTAACGTACCCGGTGTGGTATACGGCAAGTCCTTTGGCAACCAACCTGTCTTTGTGGATGAGAAGGCCTTTATTAAGACTTTGCGGTCAGAAGGGAAAACAGGTGTTATCAGTTTAGATATTGAAGGTAAGAAAACAAATGTCATGATTTATGATACGCAATTCGATCTGGTAAAAAATCAATTTGTTCATGTGGACTTTTATGCTGTGGATATGAATGTGGAAATGGATGCCAATGTGCCTGTTAGATTGATTGGCGAAGCAGAAGGTGTAAAAATGGGAGGCTTATTACAGCAGATGTTGTACGAGCTTTCTGTGCGGGCATTACCGGTGGACATCCCCGATGCCATAGAAGTAGATGTATCGGAACTGGCCATTAATGGTTCAATAATGGTAAAAGATTTAACGGAGGGAGCAAATTACAAGTTCAATAACGAACCGGACGAAGTTATTGTTTCTGTTCTTGCTCCGGTTCAAGAACAAGGAGCCGAAACAGAAGAAGAAACCGAGGCCGGCGATGCGGCTGTTTCTGACGGAGAAGGTGCGGAATAATAAAGAGAGAAGATATGTGTATTCTAAGGGTATAATCGTCACAGGTTATACCCTTTTTACCTATTGTCTTGACCTTTAACTTTTTGCTGTGTTAAGATATCTTAAATAGTTGTATATGTTGCCTCATCTTCTTAACCGAGGGTGTGGTAGAGGCTGCGAATGGCAAGAGTACTCCCAAGGAGAAGCGGTTTGATGAATTGGGAGGAAAGGGTTATTCGCCGAAGTGCGGCAGTAAACCGTAACCTGCCGGGCTGGGTCGGCATTCGAACAGAGGCCGAACTGTCACGCAGCGACTAACTGCTGTGTGGTGCGCTATCTCACAGGTCTAAGAGGTATTCTAAGGTCAAGTATATGCGATCCACAGGATACCATTAGGGTTACTGTAGGATCGCTTCTGTTTTTATTTTAACTGACCACACCCACAGGCACTGGCAACTTGCCTTTTTTTTCTTTTATATGCACAAAGGAGCACCTCAATGGCGTAATATTTACTGAGGAGGTTTATTGAGATGAAGTTACAGGGCACAATGCGCATAAATGATAAAGGGCATTTAGAGATTGGTGGCTGTGATACGGTAAAGCTGGCCCAGGAATACGGTACGCCCCTGTATGTGATAGATGAGCAGCACTTTCGTCAAAATTGCCGGAGCTTTTACCAAGCCTTTACCGAAAAATACGGGGCCCATGTGCTGTATGCCGGTAAATCCTTACTTACTTTAGCAGTGTGCCGTATTATTGATGAAGAAGGACTGGGATTAGATGTTGTTTCCGGCGGTGAACTTTACACTGCCATAAAGGCTAATTTTCCCATGGAACGGGTATATTTTCACGGTAATAACAAATCCCCCGAAGAACTAAAGCTGGCCTTGGAATATAAGGTGGGCCGCTACATGGTGGATAACCTGTATGAACTGGACTTATTAAATAAACTGGCCGGTGAAATGGCTACCGAAGCCAATGTTATGCTCAGGCTAACCCCAGGGGTGGATGCCCATACCCATGAATACATCAGAACAGGCCACATCGACTCTAAATTTGGCCTGGTGATAGAAAACGGTCAGGCTATGGAGGGTGTGCGCCGGGCCCTGGAGTTAGAACATATTAATTTACGTGGCTTCCACTGCCACATTGGATCTCAAATATTTGAACTGCAGTCTTATGCCCACACTGCCAAAGTAATGATGGAATTTGTACGGCAGGTGCGGGATGAAACCGGTTTTGAGGCCACGGAGCTTGATTTGGGAGGCGGCCTTGGCATTTACTATGTAGAAGGTGATGAACCCGGTTCAGTGGCCAACTATGCAGATATTGTGATGACCACGGTAAGGGAAGAGGCTGGGCGTCATAATCTTCCCATGCCCAAGGTGATGGTGGAACCGGGCCGTTCAATAGCAGGGCCGGCCGGTACTACCTTATATAGGGTTGGCTCAATTAAAAATATCCCAAATGTGCGCAAGTATGTGGCCGTTGACGGCAGCATGGGTGACAATCCCCGCCCGGCCTTGTATCAGGCTAAATACGAAGGATACCTGGCCAACCGCATGAAGGAACAGGCAACGGAACTTGTATCTGTGGCCGGAAAATGTTGCGAATCCGGGGATATGCTCATTTGGGACTTGCCGCTGCCGGAAGCGCGTCCGGGAGACCTTTTAGCCGTTGCCGCCACCGGTGCCTATAATTACACCATGTCCATGAATTATAATCGACTGCCCCGCCCTGCCATGGTATTGGTATTTGAAGGAAAATCCAACCTAATATTAAGGCGGGAGAGCTACGACGATCTGTTGAGAAACGATATCATTCCTGAAAGATTAAAAAATAGGAGTTAAATTGTCGCTTATAAAATTGCTTTGGTTCCCTGTAGCACCCGTACGGGTGCTTTTTTTCAACCCTTTATTATGTTATAATGTAAAGTATTGCAAAATGGGGAGGAGTGCAACTGTATGGAGATTATTACTTCTCACAACAATACTGATTTTGATGCACTGGCAGCCATGGTAGCTGCGCAAAAATTATACCCCGATGCTGAGTTGGTTTTTCCGGGAAAATTGTCACGCAACGTGGAAGAGTTTTTGGCTTTACATAAAGATATGTTGAAAATAAAACCGGTAAAACTGATTGACATGAAAAAAGTACGCCGGTTGATTATTGTAGATAACCACAGTGCCAAGCGGATAGGAAAAATGGGCCAGTTGATGAAGGATCCCAAGGTAGAAATACATGTATACGACCATCATCCGGCCACCGAGTGTCATCTAAATCATCAGATATCGGTTATAGAACCGGTGGGAGCTGCAGCCACCCTTTTGGTGGAACGAATCAGGGATAGAAATATACCGATTACCCGGTTGGAGGCTACTATTTTAGCCCTTGGTATCTATGATGATACGGGCTGTATGGTGTTTTCCAGCACTACCCCCCGGGATGTGGAAGCAGTGGCCTATTTGTTGAGCAAGGGGGCCAATCTCAGTGTGGTGGCTGAATTTTTAGGCCGTCCACTTACCGGCGACCAGCAGGCACTGCTTAAAAAATTACTAGTTACTTCAGAACGCCATAATATAAATGGGGTTAAGATACTGGTTGCCCATGGCAGTAGCGATGATTTTATTGACGGATTGGCACTTCTAACCCATAAGCTGGCAGAAATAGAACAGGTTGATGCGGTTTTTGTTGCTGTGGAAATGATAGACAGGGCACACCTGGTATGCCGCAGTTCGCTGCCTGAGGTTAATTGCCAAGATATTATGGCTTCCTTTGGGGGCGGCGGCCACATTGCTGCCGCTTCAGCCACTATAAAGGGCACTGAACTGCAGGCCCTGGTGGAGCAATTACTGGCGGTAATTAAAGAAAAGGTGCGCCCCATGATGGTGGCGGCAGATATAATGTCCAGTCCTGTTAAGACAGTATTTCCGGAAACAAAAATAGAAGAGGCTAACCGGGTAATGCTGCGCTACGGCCATACCGGCTTGCCGGTGGTGCGGGGTTTAGAAATGGTCGGTGTAATATCCCGCCGGGACGTAGAAAAGGCAATGCACCATGGCTTGGGCCATGCCCCGGTAAAGGCATATATGAATGTTAACGTACACACCACCAAGCCCGATGTGCCGCTTTCTATGGTGCAAGATATGATGATTGAATTTGACATTGGCCGGCTGCCGGTGGTTAATGATGAAGGCAAGGTGGTGGGCATTGTATCCCGCAGCGATGTGCTGCGCACCCTACATAGTGATTTTCAAGACAGGTATCAAACTACCTTTAAACAAAGCAACTACAGCCATGCACGTTTTAGAAATATGATGAAAAGAACCCTGCCCGAAAGAATTATGCAAATCCTGTACCTGGTGGGCGAACTGGCCCAGCAGCATGATTATAGGGTATATGCCGGCGGGGGAATAGTGAGGGACGTATTTCTTAACGTGGAAAACTTTGATGTGGACCTAATCGTGGAAGGGGACGCCATAACACTGGCTAAGGCTTTGGGCAAGGAGTTGGGCGGCAAAGTGCGCACCTATGAAAAATTTGGCACCGCAGAGGTTTCACTGTTAGACGGTTCATGGGTGGATATGGCCACTGCCAGGGTGGAGTTTTATGAATATCCTGCGGCCTTGCCCACTGTGGAAACATCTTCACTGCGCCATGACCTATACCGGCGGGATTTTACCATCAATGCCATGGCCATATCTTTGAACCCCGGCTCCTTTGGTGAACTGGTGGATTACTTTGGGGGCCGTGACGACCTTTATGCCGGCATTGTAAGGGTGCTGCATAACTTAAGCTTTGTGGAAGACCCCACCCGCATCTTGAGGGCGGTGAGATTTGAGCAGCGGTATCAAATGCACATGGATCCCCAGACCTTGCACCTGTTAAAAGAGGCAATGCGGCAAGAGGTGCTCTCCAGAGTCTCCGATGACCGGATATGGCATGAGTTAAAGATAATCTTAAATGAGCCTGAACCTGCTGACATATTACACCGGCTTGCAGACCTGGGTGTGTGGGATCAAATCTTTCCTGACATTACCTATTGGGAGGTTCAGCCCATCCTTGAAGAAATGCCCCAGGCATTAATGGTGCTGCGCAATTGGGGCTGGGCTGAACCGGCAGAAAAGTGGTTACCAT
This genomic interval carries:
- a CDS encoding CoA protein activase, producing MKVTFPHMGNLYICVKGMLEYLGIEVVLPPPCSKRTLTLGAKYGPEFACMPLKLNLGNFIEAYELGADTIMMAGGCGPCRFGYYAQVEHAILKDLGYHYKMVVLEPPDKHITELTARISEITGRKSWLQVIRAIRYGYLKSRAVDEVEMLSYKIRPRELRMGETDRALAQALKEIEKADNPQELKAAALRGKEIMYSVAVDPHRPVIKVALIGEIYTLLEPFANFNIERHLGRMGVEVDRSLHLSEWINDHLFMGLIKGIRSSKAYRESAKPFLNHFVGGHGMETIGSISVYARQGFDGAVQVFPFTCMPEIVAQSIIPKAAAAADMPVLTLIVDEHSGEAGLITRLEAFIDLLARRKHHRAMGQ
- a CDS encoding acyl-CoA dehydratase activase is translated as MTGYLGIDVGSVSTNIVFINEDNQVLEAIYLRTQGQPIRTVQHGLRELAKQLPASTIIKGVGTTGSARHLTSVVVGADVVKNEITAHAVAASQQVPGVQTVLEIGGQDSKIIILRNGVVADFAMNTVCAAGTGSFLDQQASRLNVPIEEFGDLSLRSNTAVRIAGRCAVFAESDMIHKQQMGFELPDILAGLCEALVRNYLNNVGKGKEILAPVAFQGGVAANIGMRKAFEKALGVEVHVPKHFDVMGALGAALLAKDAVAKGKTTRFKGFGVADSSFSAGSFECDGCPNLCEVIEILEQGVTIARWGDRCGKWANALAREEEKIS
- a CDS encoding 50S ribosomal protein L25/general stress protein Ctc, which encodes MAAVLQATAREGMKKSRLTQLRQQGNVPGVVYGKSFGNQPVFVDEKAFIKTLRSEGKTGVISLDIEGKKTNVMIYDTQFDLVKNQFVHVDFYAVDMNVEMDANVPVRLIGEAEGVKMGGLLQQMLYELSVRALPVDIPDAIEVDVSELAINGSIMVKDLTEGANYKFNNEPDEVIVSVLAPVQEQGAETEEETEAGDAAVSDGEGAE
- the lysA gene encoding diaminopimelate decarboxylase; translation: MKLQGTMRINDKGHLEIGGCDTVKLAQEYGTPLYVIDEQHFRQNCRSFYQAFTEKYGAHVLYAGKSLLTLAVCRIIDEEGLGLDVVSGGELYTAIKANFPMERVYFHGNNKSPEELKLALEYKVGRYMVDNLYELDLLNKLAGEMATEANVMLRLTPGVDAHTHEYIRTGHIDSKFGLVIENGQAMEGVRRALELEHINLRGFHCHIGSQIFELQSYAHTAKVMMEFVRQVRDETGFEATELDLGGGLGIYYVEGDEPGSVANYADIVMTTVREEAGRHNLPMPKVMVEPGRSIAGPAGTTLYRVGSIKNIPNVRKYVAVDGSMGDNPRPALYQAKYEGYLANRMKEQATELVSVAGKCCESGDMLIWDLPLPEARPGDLLAVAATGAYNYTMSMNYNRLPRPAMVLVFEGKSNLILRRESYDDLLRNDIIPERLKNRS
- a CDS encoding CBS domain-containing protein is translated as MEIITSHNNTDFDALAAMVAAQKLYPDAELVFPGKLSRNVEEFLALHKDMLKIKPVKLIDMKKVRRLIIVDNHSAKRIGKMGQLMKDPKVEIHVYDHHPATECHLNHQISVIEPVGAAATLLVERIRDRNIPITRLEATILALGIYDDTGCMVFSSTTPRDVEAVAYLLSKGANLSVVAEFLGRPLTGDQQALLKKLLVTSERHNINGVKILVAHGSSDDFIDGLALLTHKLAEIEQVDAVFVAVEMIDRAHLVCRSSLPEVNCQDIMASFGGGGHIAAASATIKGTELQALVEQLLAVIKEKVRPMMVAADIMSSPVKTVFPETKIEEANRVMLRYGHTGLPVVRGLEMVGVISRRDVEKAMHHGLGHAPVKAYMNVNVHTTKPDVPLSMVQDMMIEFDIGRLPVVNDEGKVVGIVSRSDVLRTLHSDFQDRYQTTFKQSNYSHARFRNMMKRTLPERIMQILYLVGELAQQHDYRVYAGGGIVRDVFLNVENFDVDLIVEGDAITLAKALGKELGGKVRTYEKFGTAEVSLLDGSWVDMATARVEFYEYPAALPTVETSSLRHDLYRRDFTINAMAISLNPGSFGELVDYFGGRDDLYAGIVRVLHNLSFVEDPTRILRAVRFEQRYQMHMDPQTLHLLKEAMRQEVLSRVSDDRIWHELKIILNEPEPADILHRLADLGVWDQIFPDITYWEVQPILEEMPQALMVLRNWGWAEPAEKWLPYFITIVHWSSLDTAAKTCKRFMLGRRQTEKVLTTIEHWRGALAKLSSPEDMRISQLAQILQLLPREAYPMFLALMEDKVAIKRFRKVMEMVRDNKPTVNGRDLKEMGFKPGPFYRKALDALWQARLDSVVKTREEELAFVKVYMQKLQKEEKASV